The Methanomethylovorans hollandica DSM 15978 genome includes a region encoding these proteins:
- a CDS encoding tetratricopeptide repeat protein, with protein MSGDTKESVPFSRVKFLYGLYDKYSERKKKQKKSLTRKWISGARLEPNDMLGDRPYCKYRPREEDEILRNLLLEDKSVLIRGNALAGKTRTAFEVLKSMGSLVDVIIPLPEDLDSGDYPFADNYGMNIEIVILDDLDRFVGMSSFGKIMDMIKAKHFLIVATCQSDEKLELVSKKVDIGTIFGNNIIDIGLISKDEAQRIGEREDIKWEYIDFDGTLGSVFMKLHEMRRRYDALMEREKELLRIIKKLHMCGIYEGNHLFPYALIETVYTKDHPDAELEWEHVLGPLKGSELVSVRDQNKIHFEEVYLEKIVKLNETASKLLVLNEMVDTFSLNYAVLTGIGNEASSYSLVRVQKAEFLKAAVKAYEQALRLRPPEEFPLDHAMVQSSLGFAYRDMAAVEERKPNLEKAIIAHENALKVYTLDEFPMDHAMNWNNVGLAYSDLAAVDERKKNLEKAIGAYEEAIKARTLKEFSLQYAMAWKNLGMAYTCMADVEDMNNNLEKAAKSYGEALETFENLKLPHHAEIVKNDLVVILRELRQED; from the coding sequence ATGAGTGGTGATACTAAAGAATCTGTTCCTTTTTCTCGTGTGAAATTCTTATATGGTCTGTACGATAAGTATTCTGAAAGGAAAAAAAAGCAAAAAAAGTCTTTAACACGAAAATGGATATCCGGTGCAAGACTTGAACCAAATGACATGCTGGGGGATAGGCCTTATTGCAAATATCGTCCACGTGAAGAAGATGAGATCCTGAGAAACCTGTTGCTTGAAGATAAGAGCGTGTTGATCAGGGGAAATGCCCTTGCCGGCAAGACCAGAACTGCCTTTGAAGTACTGAAAAGCATGGGTTCCCTGGTCGATGTGATCATTCCCCTCCCTGAAGATCTTGATTCAGGGGATTATCCGTTTGCAGATAATTATGGGATGAACATTGAAATTGTTATCCTAGACGATCTTGACAGATTTGTTGGAATGAGCAGTTTTGGAAAGATAATGGATATGATCAAGGCTAAACATTTTCTCATCGTTGCAACTTGTCAGAGCGATGAGAAGTTAGAACTTGTGAGTAAAAAGGTTGATATTGGAACTATTTTTGGCAATAATATTATTGACATTGGTCTTATCTCCAAAGATGAAGCTCAGAGAATAGGTGAAAGAGAAGATATCAAGTGGGAATATATAGATTTTGACGGGACCCTTGGTTCTGTTTTCATGAAATTGCATGAAATGAGAAGAAGATATGATGCTCTTATGGAAAGGGAAAAAGAACTATTAAGAATAATAAAGAAGCTGCATATGTGTGGCATATATGAGGGAAATCATCTGTTCCCTTATGCACTGATAGAAACCGTCTATACAAAGGATCACCCTGATGCTGAATTAGAGTGGGAACATGTGCTTGGTCCGCTTAAAGGCAGTGAATTAGTTTCTGTACGTGATCAAAACAAGATCCATTTTGAAGAAGTATATCTGGAAAAGATAGTTAAACTCAATGAAACAGCATCGAAACTCTTGGTCCTCAATGAGATGGTAGACACCTTTTCGCTAAATTACGCTGTCCTTACAGGTATTGGCAACGAAGCTTCCTCGTATTCTCTCGTCAGGGTACAAAAAGCCGAGTTCTTGAAAGCCGCTGTCAAAGCATATGAACAAGCACTGAGATTAAGACCCCCGGAAGAATTTCCCCTCGATCACGCAATGGTCCAGAGTAGTCTGGGATTTGCATATAGGGATATGGCAGCGGTGGAAGAAAGAAAACCAAACCTGGAAAAAGCCATCATAGCACATGAGAACGCGCTCAAAGTGTACACGCTGGACGAATTCCCTATGGACCATGCAATGAACTGGAACAATGTGGGACTTGCATACAGTGACCTGGCAGCAGTTGACGAGAGGAAGAAAAACCTGGAAAAAGCTATAGGAGCCTATGAGGAAGCCATCAAAGCAAGAACCCTCAAAGAATTCTCCCTGCAATATGCAATGGCTTGGAAGAACCTTGGGATGGCATACACTTGCATGGCAGATGTTGAAGATATGAACAATAATCTCGAAAAAGCAGCAAAATCCTATGGTGAAGCACTTGAAACATTTGAAAATCTGAAACTTCCTCATCATGCTGAAATAGTAAAGAATGATCTTGTTGTCATACTAAGAGAATTGCGACAAGAAGACTAA